The following nucleotide sequence is from Coffea eugenioides isolate CCC68of chromosome 10, Ceug_1.0, whole genome shotgun sequence.
TGTTAATCCTGTTTAATCATCTGAAGAACAGAATTCCTTGGTTTATTACCTAATCAAACATAATCTGCTATATTCATTTATCTTAACATGTTTTGTGAAAGTGATACATGGCACAGAATTTTAAGCGGGTGTTGTTTAGTTCCCAAAGTAATTAACGGATTGTCTGTGTTGTGTTGGATTTTTGTTGTTGACATAAAGATAAAAGTTGCCCAGCAGTGTTGGGCAATGTTGCCATACTGAGAAAAAAGGTACCTAAAAGCAGGTTGAAGTCATCTTTGAATTCTCATGTACTAGGTAGGGAGATTTAACATGGCATTCAACTGTACTAGATTTTAAGTAAATAATGtaggattaatcttttttatACTATCAATATATACACTAATAGGTTTATATCTATGTCATATTATTGCAATTTGAATTTGAACACGAAATCTTACATACATGGCATGCATTTAGATCCATTAGTATATGTACTGTCAGTGTATTAAAGATACTCAATATTATAACGCCGAAAATGCTTATCTATATGACACATATGACTTTCTCTAAATATCTTAACTCCTAATCTCTAAATAAAGGAGCTAAACCCACACACCTACAAACTAAATCCACAGCTTACATATTTATCAAATGCTAATGTCCTTAACTTtatacattaaacccaaacttTATATGGCATTTAAATTATCAAAACATCAATACATTTCTAAagaacaaatatatatatatatatatatcataatcTTTATGTTagttttgtaaaaaaatttattttcttgcttgttttatttcaaaatttatgTTTCTTTGAAGTTGCTTaagatttttctttccttttattaGCCTACGACCTTTGTTTTGTGGTACTGTTTTTAATACTAATTTATGCATAGTCCAATGACATATATTAGTATGAAGAAGTCATTATGGTTGTATGTTCAGCCTTGAAAATTGACAAGATTTTAATTTTATGGATTTGGAATGTATTTAcattcataattgaaaattttgggttgccaaattgaaaattaataTTCTTAAGCACTtgtaaaatgtttgaaaatattCTATAATGTAAacatttttccccttctttttttttttttcctttgtcaaTATATGTTTCTTGAAACTACAAGAAGCATCAAATAAACTTAACAAATAAGGATATTGTTGTCTAATGAGTGCATGAGATGTGGATTTAGTACGAGGAGTGTGGAGCCCTTCCCTTGAATCTACCATTGGAATGTTATTGTTGATTGAAGAGGATAATTGAACAGAATGATCATGTCTTGctcttagattttttttcaacAGTCCGTCATTGTTCGAAGCACTTCAACGTCGGTAAGTTCATCCAATACTTTATTAATTCGCTTCCATTGATTCATATTAAACTCAGCTATATTATTCCTCTTTGATTGACGACGATTCTTTGTACTCTAGTAATTCTCTTTTGGGGTAAGTTAGAGAAATATGTTGTTTCTCGTAACAAATTTTAGAATGGTATTGTAACTCAATGCGGCAAGAAAAGTAATTAGAAATAGAAAGTGAATATTTTGCTTCGGAAAAGAGAAGTTAAAGGTTTCCTAGGTATTACAGTTGCAAGTGTCAAAAAATTACTATATTGTGCACAAAGAATTAACCTTACCATAATGGGCGCTcaatttactcaaaaaaaaaaaaaaaaaaaaaactttggtactcaagaccaaaaaaaaaaaaaaaggaaataatggGCGCACAAGGCTAATTAACTAATGCTACATATTTAGCAACCCACCAAGTTGGGtgatttcctttcttcttctttgaaaATTTGTCTTGTGCATCAAACTAATTAATTAGACACCAAGCTTACATAGAAAACCAGCCATGGCGGCAAAAGAAGCAGATTGGGCATGGTTTCCTGAGCTTCTCCTGGATTCAATTATCAACAAGTTGATTTATCCTGTCGACTATGTACGTTTTGGCTCTGTGTGTAAGCATTGGCTTTGGGTAGCTATGGCGCAAAACACATACAAGGCATGTTGTAGCAAAGTCCCAATGTTGATGATTCCGGCAAGAGATGGCAGCACCAAAAGTCGTAGCCTTTACAGCGTTACTCAAGGCAAAAATACTGGCGTGGAATTGCCAGTACCATACAACAGAAGATGTTGCGGTTCATCCCACGGGTGGTTGGCTTTTGCCATGGATGATTTGGCCATCATTCTCTACCATCCTTTCTCTGGTAAGCAAATTAATCTCCCTCCCCTTGTCAAAAATTTTAAGCCCGAGGACGAGTACGAGCCTGAGTATTATGTTAGGAAGGTTGCTTTGTCGGCGGACCCTCTAAGAAATCCTGATGGTTATGAGGCTGTGGCAATATATGGTGGCATGAATGACTTAGCATTCCTGAAAGCTGGTCACAAAGCTTGGACCCCTGTGCCAGTTGGCAAAGTTGTAAAATCCCACTTTCGTGCAAGCGACGTAATTTATTTCGAAGGAAGAATGTGCGTTGTGAACCGCTACAACTGGGTGATGCCTGGTCGAATCGTTTCTGTGGACACTACCTCTAGAAGAATAGGGACGGCTGCAATGCACGATGGAGGGTAAAGAGCCAGCAGGAAGAGGAGGCAAATATGGCTCAAGCCGGAGCCTATTTGGTTGAATCTTCCTGAGGAGAATTGTTGATGGTTAATAGACTTCTCTCAACTGAGGCACCTTCAACTTCAAATGAGGCACCTTCAACTGCAAAGCTTAAAGTTTACAAGATACAATAAGGGATGGACGAAGGGAGGAGGTGAAGAACTCAGGAGACGATGCCATATTCTTAGGCGACAATCAATCCATGTCAGTTTTGGCATCTGAGGTGGTGGGATGTCAACCAAACTCCATATATTACAGCGATGGCTATTGCGAATTTGCCTACCCGGATGGGCCTCATGACATGGCCATATTTGACTTGCGAGATGGAAGTTTTAGAAGCCATTATGTTCCAAATCCGTTGCACAAAAAGATGCCGCCACCACTGTGGATTCTCTCTAGCTGAAATGCAGCTGAAATTGGCTAATCAATCAAGCTGGGCTGTGTGTTAGAGGTAGAAAAGAAGACGAAGGGCTGTGTGTTTTCAGTTTAAGCCAATCATTGGACTTCTAAcgcccttttctttctttctagaTTTTTTTGGAATGTTAatgaaaaatcgttcaaaacattcctcaaatttttgcaaaatcactttttcgtccctcattttttaaaatataattttgtgtcccttacaaattcacattgattAAATTTAGTTCCTATCTAAGtttctgatcattttttaagagccaaattatcaaatcaaatttaacACCCCACTCAATGGTCATAATTCTTTTGGACCCAAAAACTGATTTTTAATTCAAAAACTGATTCATATCTTTTGTTTGGTTGGACCCAACAACATGCATTGGTTTGTTATATTTAGTTCGGTTACATGGATCAAAACTTTGTCCGTATCATTCAAGCCTTTAAATACATTTGACTATTGAAGAAGAAGCACCAATCctatgccaaaaaaaaaaaaaagtgacaaTACTCTAATCCATATCAATACATTGGCGACTACAATATTCAATCCATATTCAATCCTTCAATAATGAATGATAACTTTATAGGAATTCAAGCCATAATTGGTCTAAAGTTTTACTTGGTTTCTTAGAAAAATCTTCATCTCTTTATACCTTAGAttattaaaaagaaataaaatcagaaaactcttctactcttttGATGAATACTATTCATCAACTTCAATTAGTTCCTCCTGCTTTCACAGGGCCTCGGATCCGGCCCAGATCAAGTCGACAAGTGATCCAGCACTGGGTCATCAATCTTCTTTTGTTTGCAGTCTGGATTCCAATTCTATGCAGTAATGGATCTGAGGCTGGTTCTTCAATGCTCATAATTCTTTTGGTGCCTTATCACCTCTTTTGGTGGTTATTTGGTACAATTAAATGTGTCCTCATCTGAAATGATTACTGAATATCAGAGGGAAGGGTGGAACACTATTTTGCTATATATTAATAAGTCTCTTCACAAATTAAATTAACTCTTGTCATTGATCatttttagtgagaaaataaaaaaaaattactatttcATCTTCTCTAAATCTTGTTGTATCCTGTGACAAATATTTTGTGTAATAGAGGCAAATATTACCTTAACGATAATGCTGAATGTACGTTAAGATCATCATATTCGATCTCGCTTTTCTTTGGTAGCTTTGTTTTCTACGAGTTTTAGTACCTTGGTATTTTGTGTACCATTGACATCAAGGGATAATAtcaaaaacctcccctgagtTTTCTTTTAATATCACCTGGCACCCctaatgttttaaaaatatcacttacctcccttacttttgttatttgtgtaacaaaatttttagaagccctaaactacccttttacttgctaaataaaaatattcctaaaccACATTGctcacttcaagaaaatcatcacCTAAAAAATAATCTTTTGTAGTACTACCACATCATAATGCTATACcacataaaaatataaattttaaaaataaaaaagatatttaAAAACAAATACACTTGCACTAATTTAACTCTATATGCTCAAAATCAATTTTGTAtaaactttatattttttttctaacaTCTTCTCAACCCTTGTCCAAATCATTAAGTGGTaccaatcattataaaaatcaatAAATCAATCATAACCCACTCTATCAGAAtcacaaaaagtaaaaaaaaaaatcaatttattataatttacaaaataaaacattGCATAGTCATCCAAAAAATGAGTAAGAGAGAATGATGGAGAAAAGTGAAAGGGAAGAAAAtgacttttgtttctttttttttatttttgaactctatttatttgatatgtAAATTATGTGTCAAATATGGGTTAATATAGTCTTTTCACAATTATTAGGGAAGGCAATTGATATTTCTAAAACTTCAGAGGTGCCAAATAATATTAGGAGAAATCTCAAGAGAGGTTTCTAATATTATCCCTAACATCAATATAAGACgggattggaaaaaaaattgtaggGAGGAGAGAGATGGGGCTGCCAGATAAGGTATGACGGCAATGGAATGGGAAGGGGAACGAATAGGGGAGGGTAAGGGAAAGATGTTATTGTGGGGTGGGCAGTTTAAAAATATGTTGAATCATTAAGGTTACAAGATCATGGAAGACATAATTTTTATAGAACTAAAGAAATGATAGATAATTCCAATATGCATAACAATTAGATGAAATTTTTTGGCTATTACACAGTTTATAGAAGCTGATAAGTTGGCCTAAATGAGTGacagtattttttttcttcactttTATTTAAAGCCACACTTTGTTTGAAATTGACATTAAATTGATATCTTGTCAACTTTTAGCTTGTTTCTTTCATATAATTTGTTTATAGAGTAGTATTTACTGTTAAAAGTTAATGTGTATTAAAGGTGGTTTTAGGTATTTTGGGTTTtcttgtgtgtgtgttttttttgaGTCTTTTTACAATAATATTTGGTGTTTTTAATGTGGCAACTATAGATGTGTGTTTTTGTAAAATAAGATAACAATACAACAATTGAAAATCAATTAACATATTATGTTGACTCCACTTTTTTTTACcttgattttatttaaaataacacATTTTGATACAAATCAATAGTAAAATATCAATTTCTCGAACTAATAGAATGGGTCTAAATACTCAACTGGGATCCTCAGTGTAGGGGTGTAATCGAGTCGAACTCAAGTAGTGCACTATTCGAACTAACTTGAGTTAAAAAATTTGGACTCGAACTCAAGTTTGAACTCGTCGAGTTTTTGAAATTTAAGCTCGAGTTTGagttcaattttattttgcattacTCAGAATTGAACTCGAGCTTATGCTTATTGGACCCAATCAAGCCTAATTGAGCTTAATCAAGCTTAAgaaatataattttatattttatataattttaaacaaggaacaaaataaatatttcatagtgataaattaaaaaattaaaatatatatatgtgaagTTTGATTAAGTTCGATGAGTTTTTGAGTTTCACATATTAAGTCCGACCTCAACTCGTACCAGAGAAAGGAGACCTTCAAGTAGATATAATCTTAACGAGTATGTGTTGCTGACAAAGCAGCATTAGAGGTGCCAGGCCCCGGTAGCTGGCTTTCTTCTTTATATGGCATCTTTGTCATGGAGACAATCTAAGTTTCAGGAGATGAGTTTGAGCTACTCGAACTCGGTCAATACGAGTTCGAGTTTGAATTTTGACTGAGCAAGCTCGCGAGCTATTTGATTAAATTCTACTCATTTGCATTCCTACCTTAGTGCCAATACCGAGCACCAATTCTAGTGCCTGTTCCACTTATCATATAAGAATAAATAACACTTAAGTTAGACCTAACCAATTtgagttattaaaaaaaattaaagagtaCATGGAAACTTAAATAAATAGAACACTTGGCATAAATATAAAAATGGCATTAAGTTGCTAATGAAAAGTGGTAGCGAGGATCCTATGCGCTAATTACTAGTTTATGCTTACTTTTGTGCATATCTGATAGATTATTTGGAGTGTTTATCAGCGTTCttttctaataatttttttatgttatatCTCAGCATTAGACTAAATCtctctctttattttatttttttccctcttgtACTGCTATAATTTCTTGtgaaaaaaataaccaaaatctaATAACCTTTTTGTGCGGTGTGGATTAAGACTAGTTACAATTTTCTCTTGAGACAATGAAATAAATTACTTGAAATATATCTTCTAATAAATTCAATTAATCATTTAGATCCAAAAATAT
It contains:
- the LOC113750362 gene encoding uncharacterized protein LOC113750362, yielding MAAKEADWAWFPELLLDSIINKLIYPVDYVRFGSVCKHWLWVAMAQNTYKACCSKVPMLMIPARDGSTKSRSLYSVTQGKNTGVELPVPYNRRCCGSSHGWLAFAMDDLAIILYHPFSGKQINLPPLVKNFKPEDEYEPEYYVRKVALSADPLRNPDGYEAVAIYGGMNDLAFLKAGHKAWTPVPVGKVVKSHFRASDVIYFEGRMCVVNRYNWVMPGRIVSVDTTSRRIGTAAMHDGGDGRREEVKNSGDDAIFLGDNQSMSVLASEVVGCQPNSIYYSDGYCEFAYPDGPHDMAIFDLRDGSFRSHYVPNPLHKKMPPPLWILSS